From Haloarcula rubripromontorii:
TCACTAAGAAGGGGCCGAGTGCGTGTCACAGTGGCACCAGATTTGTTATGCTGGGGAGAGAACAGCCGCGTGCAATGCCCTCCGACACACATTCCACTGATGACCGCGGGTGCCCGAAGTGCGGCCACACCGGCACTGACGTGGGTAGCATCTCGACCACCGGCGGCGGCCTCTCGAAGATGTTCGACATCCAGACGAACCAGTTCCAAGTCGTCACGTGTACGAACTGCGGCTACTCTGAACTATACCGTGACACCGGATCCGCTGGCAGTGACCTGGCGGATATCTTCCTCGGGTGACGATGGCCGCCGTAAGCGGACTGTTCGTCGTGGTCGTGTTACTCGCGCTGATTGCACCGCTGGCCCTGTACGCGCTGGTCAGAAGCGAACACGACCAGCGGGTCGAGACGGACCGGGAGACTGCCGAACGGCTTGCCCGCCGCGATACGAACGACGAGGGTCGAACCCGGTGAGTGGCCCGGGGCCGTCTCGCCGACCGCAAGCGGGAGTCGTTCACACAGTGAGACGGCACCACGATGGTCAGAACGGCGCAGGATTCGAATAAACTCAAAACAATGGGAAAGTGTACCGATGTCGAACCTTTTATCATAACACTCGCACAACGTCCGACCATGGTTGACAAAGAAGACCTCCGGTCACAGTTCGTTGATGCGTTCGAGGAAGCAGACTACCCGATTTCCAGTCCGATGGACCTCGTTCCGGCACTTCCGGGCGGTCCGTCGACGAAGTTCGAGTCCGGTGACTTCTCGATGACAGCGATGGAACTGAACACGAAACTCAACGGGGAATTCCCGTACGAGAGTGTC
This genomic window contains:
- a CDS encoding zinc ribbon domain-containing protein, which codes for MPSDTHSTDDRGCPKCGHTGTDVGSISTTGGGLSKMFDIQTNQFQVVTCTNCGYSELYRDTGSAGSDLADIFLG
- a CDS encoding MTH865 family protein; its protein translation is MVDKEDLRSQFVDAFEEADYPISSPMDLVPALPGGPSTKFESGDFSMTAMELNTKLNGEFPYESVDDFVDDVMASLEDQDLI